From the genome of Oncorhynchus clarkii lewisi isolate Uvic-CL-2024 chromosome 11, UVic_Ocla_1.0, whole genome shotgun sequence, one region includes:
- the LOC139420545 gene encoding COMM domain-containing protein 3 — MELSESVQKGLQSLADPSLFDLKTSSSATTCILEGVKQNVDKCTISLCLEDVRFDAERTYVFYITYQYRPIVCICSPLVNPYFGCPFSIGRCPPHINDVPWRLVYLIKNGHVHKVNEPSYLISLNVENTNNGGSSEEVHFSCTMEQLQDLVGKIKDAAKSIEGYAVVSLACSNSGIRFPT; from the exons ATGGAGTTGTCTGAGTCGGTGCAGAAAGGGCTGCAGTCTCTAGCAGACCCGTCGCTTTTCGACCTGAAGACCTCCTCT TCTGCCACCACCTGCATACTGGAGGGGGTCAAACAAAACGTGGACAAATGCACTATAAG CTTGTGCCTGGAGGATGTTAGGTTTGATGCAGAGAGAACATATGTATTCTACATCACATACCAG tatAGGCCTATTGTGTGCATCTGTAGCCCATTGGTAAATCCGTATTTTGGTTGTCCTTTTAGTATAGGGAGATGCCCTCCTCATATCAACGACGTGCCATGGCGCCTGGTGTACCTTATCAAG AACGGGCATGTGCATAAGGTCAACGAGCCGTCCTATCTGATTTCATTAAACGTTGAG AATACCAACAACGGAGGATCGTCGGAAGAGGTCCATTTTAGCTGCACTATGGAACAACTTCAG GATTTGGTGGGAAAGATAAAAGACGCTGCCAAGAGTATTGAGGGCTATGCAGTTGTGAGCCTAGCCTGCTCGAACAGTGGAATCCGGTTTCCCACGTGA